TTCACAGTTTCTTCAAAACTTTTGCGCGCATCATCAACCCAAAGTGCAATAACTTTTACGCCATCGCCATGCAGCAAATGGTGTTTTGAAATTTCATGTTCGGGCGAAAGGGCAGAGGTTAGCACTAAGCGAATTTTGCCTTGTTGCAATACGTAGCTGGCGCGGTCGCGCACTCCGGTTTCGGGGCCTGCATAGGCTACCAATTCATAACCCCATGCACTTTGGTAATAGTAGGCACTTTGCTTGGCATTGCCCACGTAGAATTCAATATGGTCGGTTCCGTTGAGCGGTAAAAAATCTACAGTGGTGGCAGTCGATTTTTGTTCTAAAGTTTCGCTGTTCATAATATATTGTTTTGCTTGGCGAAGGTAATAATTACAAGCAATAAAGAAGGATGCGGTACGTGCAAAATTTGCTACTTTGTTTTGCTATAAAATTATGTGATTTGGGCACCAATGACAAAGCAAGAACGCGTAAATTTTATTGTTGAAAAATTAGAGGAGTTGTATCCCAAAACTCCGATACCGCTCGATCATAGCGATGCCTACACTTTGCTGATAGCGGTGTTGCTATCGGCTCAGTGTACCGATAAGCGGGTAAATGAGGTAACGCCATATTTATTTGCCCGCGCCAGCACTCCGGCACAAATGATTAAGTTGGAAGTGGAAGAAATTCGCGAAATTATTAAGCCATGCGGACTGTCGCCAACCAAGTCGAAGGCTATTTTTGAACTCTCGCACTTACTGCTCGAAAAACACGCGGGGCAAGTACCCAATTCTTTTGAAGCATTGGAGGCGCTGCCGGGCGTGGGGCATAAAACTGCAAGTGTGGTAATGAGCCAAGCATTTGGTGTGCCTGCATTTCCGGTAGATACGCACATTCATCGTTTAATGTATAGGTGGAAGTTATCCAATGGGAAAAATGTAATGCAAACAGAGCACGATGCCAAGCGGCTATTTGCTGAAAAATTGTGGAATAAACTGCACTTGCAAATTATTTTTTACGGTAGGGAATATTGTCCTGCACGCGGTCATAAAAAAGAAGATTGCCCTATATGTTTTGCAGTAGATGGCAGAGTGTAGTTTAAATGGAAAGCACCGTGCAAATAAGAATTGATAAATTCTATTGCAGAAAGTTATTTTCGCTACTTCTAAAAAATTATCCATGAAAATTAAACTGTTTTTCTTGTGCCTTATTGCTGTTGTGGCAATGGTTTCTTGCAATTCGGGTGCTCCGACTTCTGCCGATAACACTGCGTTTGAAACTCAGTTGCTCGAAAACTTTGCCAATGCTAAGGATGGCGATATTATTGAGTTGCCGGAGGGTACATTCACTATCCAGCGGCCGTTAATTTTAGATGGATTGAATAATGTTACAATACGCGGCAAAGGAAAAGATAAAACTATTTTAAGTTTTAAAGGGCAAAAAGATGGTGCAGAAGGAATTCGCGTTACATCCAACAATGTGTTGATGGAAGATTTTACCATAATGGATGCCAAGGGCGATTGTATTAAGGTGCAGGATGCTACCGGAGTTACATTCAGAAATTTGAAAGTGGGTTGGACGGCACAGCATTCCACACAAAACGGTTCGTATGGTATTTATCCGGTTGGGTGCACCAATGTGCTGGTAGAAAATTGCGAAATTTTTGGTAGTAGCGATGCGGGTGCATATGTTGGACAGTCTAAAAATATTATTGTAAGAAATTGCCATGTGCACGATAATGTTGCCGGAATTGAAATTGAAAACAGTATTGATGCCGATGTGTTTGATAACTTATGCGAAAACAATACCGGAGGTATTTTAATTTTTGACCTGCCGGAGCTGCCCGTAAAAAACGGGAGCAGATGCAGGGTGTTTAACAACCGCATGATAAATAATAATGTGAAAAATTTTGGAGTGAAAGGAACTGTGGTGGCAGAAATTCCTGCGGGTACAGGCATTATTGTTATGGCTACTAACGATTGCCATGTTTACAATAACGAGATAAAGGGAAACAATTCTATTAGTGTGGGAATAGTTGCTTATGGTTCACTTCAAAAGCCGTATAAAGATTCAATTTACGATCCATTTTGTGGAGGTATAAACATATACGATAACAAGATAGAACGCGGTAGCGGAAAGCCTGATGGCAGTGTGGCATTTGGGCAATTGTTTACGGCAATGTTTGGTGATAAGGTTCCGGAAATAGTGTATGATGGTTCTGTAAATTCAAAGTATTTTGATAGTTATGGAAATATAAAGCCGGAGTATAAAATTTGTGTTCGCAATAACGGCAATGTGGAGTTTGTAAATTTAGATATTGCCAATAAAGGCAAAGGTATGAGCAAAGATGTAAGCAAAGTAGATTGCTCATTAGAGCCTTTGCACGAGGTTAAATTGGCGGCACACTAAAAACAGATGTTTTGTTATCCGCGCAGTTTAGTGCATTGCCGATTACTTTGCACGGATAAAGGGTTTTAAAATTCCCAACCAATATCGCGCCTATAATACATGCCCTCAAACTGTATTTCTTGAATGGTAGTAAGCGAGGTTTTTACAGCATCTTTAAGATGTGTTTCTAAAGAAGTAACGGCTAGTACGCGGCCTCCATTTGTTACCAATTCGCTTTCAGTTTGTTTGGTGCCTGCATGGAAAATAATAGATGCACTTTTAGTAGGTAAGTGTATAGGCAGTCCTTTGGGGTAATCGCCAGGATAGCCGCCCGAAGCAACAATAACGGTTGCCGCAGCACGGTTGTCTATTTCAATTTTTTCTTTCTGTAAACTTTCATTTGCAGTGGCTTGCAATAGTGGTACTAAATCGCTTTTTAGGCGGGGCATTACAATCTCTGTTTCGGGATCGCCCATGCGGCAATTGTATTCAATTACAAATGGGTTGTTTTCTACTTTTATCAATCCAAAATAAATGAACCCTTTGTAGGTAATGTTTTCTTGTTTTAAACCTGCAATAGTGGGTTTAATAACTTGCAACTCTACCTTTTGCATTAGTTCGCTATCTAAGAATGGTACAGGCGAAATGGCGCCCATACCTCCGGTGTTTAAGCCCGTATCGGCTTCGCCAATGCGTTTGTAATCTTTGGCTTCGGGTAAAATTTTATAGCTGTTGCCATCAGTAAGTACAAATACAGAAAACTCAATGCCCGAAAGAAATTGTTCGATTACTACGGTGGCGCTTGCCTTTCCGAAACGTTCGTTGCCAATCATGTCGCGCAATTCGTTCTGCGCCTCTGCAATAGTGCTGCAAATAACCACACCTTTTCCGGCAGCCAATCCATCGGCTTTTAAAACAATTGGGGGCTGTTGTGTTGCAATATATTGAATGCCTTCTTCTAAAGTTTGGCTGTTGAATTCGCGATAAGCTGCTGTAGGAATATGGTGCCTAAGCATAAATTCTTTTGCGAAAGACTTGCTGCCTTCTAATTGAGCTGCTGTTTTAGAAGGGCCAATTACCGAAATTTTTCCATCGGGATATTTCTGTTGGAAGTAATCGTACACGCCATTTACCAATGGTTCTTCGGGGCCAACTACAATAAGCGAAATATTGTTTTCTAAACAGAATTTTTCTTGTGCGGCAAAGTCGTTTATTCCAATGTTTACATTAGTACCGCAACTTGCTGTGCCGGGGTTGCCGGGAGCAATAAATAATTTATGACAAAGTGGACTCTGTGTAATTTTCCAAGCAAAAGCATGTTCTCTTCCACCGGAACCTAAGAGTAAAATATTCATGTAGTTGTTTTGTGCAAATATGGAAGAAGCAAGGCAATGAACAAGTATTCTTCAGTATATTTTACAGTACTTTGTATTGTTGCTGTGCCTTGTCTTGGTATAAATGTAGCCAGTGGGGTTTCTTTAAAATAGTTTATTTCGTTGCAGTAATTTTGTGTGCACTATTACAGTAAATAAACGTATGCAGCAATCTCCGGTAATTTTTGCAGAAAGTATGCACTCCGGTCTTTTTTCAAAATCGAAGAAGATTTTTGTATTAACCGATGAAAACACCGTGCGCTATTGCCTGCCTGAAATAGAAAAGCAAGGCGAAGTACACACCATTGTAATTCCTGCCGGTGAGCAGCATAAAAATATTGAAACACTTACCAAGGTTTGGCAGGCATTGGCTGCGGGTTTTGCCGATAGAAATAGTGTGTTGGTAAATATTGGTGGCGGTGTGGTGTGCGATATAGGTGGTTTTGCGGCTGCTACTTACATGCGTGGAATTTCGTTTGTGCAAGTGCCAACTACCTTGCTGGCAATGGCCGATGCAGCACATGGCGGCAAAACGGGAATTGATTTTTTAGATTTCAAAAATATGCTTGGTGCATTCGCGCTGCCGGAATCTGTAATAGTGTATCCTGCATTTTTAAAAACATTGCCGCAACGCGAGTTGCTAAGCGGTTTTGCAGAGGTAATTAAACATTACATTATTGCCGATGCTTCTTCGTTTCACGAAGTTTGGAAGTGTAAGGCTGTAATTATAGAAGAGGCAAATTGGAAACCATTGCTACAGAAAGCTATTGCCATAAAACAATCGGTGGTGGCGCGCGACCCATACGAAAAGGGCATTCGGAAAATACTCAATTTCGGGCACACGGTTGGGCATGCAGTAGAAACTTTGTTTCTGCAAGAAAAGAATTATCTGCTACACGGAGAAGCAGTGGCTATTGGTATGCTAATGGAAACACTCATGGCGCAGGAACTAAAGATTATTCAGCAAGCAGAGGCAGAACGAATAGTGGAAGTGTTGATAGAAATTTTTCATAACCGCCCTGCAATAGCAAATCCAGCCCAAGTCTTGCAAGCAATGAAACATGATAAGAAGAACCGAGATGCGGTGCCGCTTTTTGCGCTTCCAAATCGCATTGGTAATTGCCTTTTTAATTGCGAGGTAGAAGAGGCGGTAATTTTAAATGCATTTAAAAATTACAACGAGTTGTATGCTGTTGCATAAAGTTAATACGCTGCCATTCCGTTTTTCGGTAGAAATTCCATCTAGTAAAAGCATGAGCAATCGTGCTTTAATTCTTCATAAATTGAGTGGTGAAAAAATTACGGTACAGCATTTATCGGAAGCGCGCGACACAAAAATTTTATGGGAATTGCTCAGTAGCAATAGCGAAGTTTTAGATGCACAAGACGCAGGAACTACACTTAGGTTTTTAACCGCTTATTGCTGTGCTGTAAATAGAAAATCCATTATTACGGGAACCGAAAGAATGAAGAGCCGACCCGTGAAACCATTGGTAGATGCGCTATGTGCCATAGGTTTTTCTGTTCGGTATCTGGAGAAGGATGGATTTCCTCCGCTGCAAATTCTGCCAATAGAAAATAGCAGCGCACTAAGAAGTGAAGTTGAGATAGATGCTTCGGTAAGCAGTCAATTTATTTCTGCACTTATGATGATAGCGCCTGTGTTGCCGGCAGGATTAACTATTAGGTGGAAAGGTGCGGCAGTATCGGAGCCATATTTACAACTTACGCATTATATGTTGAAGCAATGCAAGGTAAACATAACTATGAATGCGAATAGCATTACCATAGCGCCTGCTTTATTTGCACCGGTAAATTTCAATGTCGAGGCAGATTGGTCGAATGCTTACTACTGGATAGCTTTGGTAGCACTGCTTCCCAATAGTAAAATGCTGTTGAAGCATGTGCAACTGAAATCGTTGCAGGGCGATGCACAGGCGGCAAAATTGCTCAGTATGTTTGGTGTGCATGCCGAGCAGTTGCCCAATGGTCTTTCAATAGAAAATACAGGGTT
This genomic stretch from Chitinophagales bacterium harbors:
- the nth gene encoding endonuclease III, which encodes MTKQERVNFIVEKLEELYPKTPIPLDHSDAYTLLIAVLLSAQCTDKRVNEVTPYLFARASTPAQMIKLEVEEIREIIKPCGLSPTKSKAIFELSHLLLEKHAGQVPNSFEALEALPGVGHKTASVVMSQAFGVPAFPVDTHIHRLMYRWKLSNGKNVMQTEHDAKRLFAEKLWNKLHLQIIFYGREYCPARGHKKEDCPICFAVDGRV
- a CDS encoding right-handed parallel beta-helix repeat-containing protein: MKIKLFFLCLIAVVAMVSCNSGAPTSADNTAFETQLLENFANAKDGDIIELPEGTFTIQRPLILDGLNNVTIRGKGKDKTILSFKGQKDGAEGIRVTSNNVLMEDFTIMDAKGDCIKVQDATGVTFRNLKVGWTAQHSTQNGSYGIYPVGCTNVLVENCEIFGSSDAGAYVGQSKNIIVRNCHVHDNVAGIEIENSIDADVFDNLCENNTGGILIFDLPELPVKNGSRCRVFNNRMINNNVKNFGVKGTVVAEIPAGTGIIVMATNDCHVYNNEIKGNNSISVGIVAYGSLQKPYKDSIYDPFCGGINIYDNKIERGSGKPDGSVAFGQLFTAMFGDKVPEIVYDGSVNSKYFDSYGNIKPEYKICVRNNGNVEFVNLDIANKGKGMSKDVSKVDCSLEPLHEVKLAAH
- the purD gene encoding phosphoribosylamine--glycine ligase, yielding MNILLLGSGGREHAFAWKITQSPLCHKLFIAPGNPGTASCGTNVNIGINDFAAQEKFCLENNISLIVVGPEEPLVNGVYDYFQQKYPDGKISVIGPSKTAAQLEGSKSFAKEFMLRHHIPTAAYREFNSQTLEEGIQYIATQQPPIVLKADGLAAGKGVVICSTIAEAQNELRDMIGNERFGKASATVVIEQFLSGIEFSVFVLTDGNSYKILPEAKDYKRIGEADTGLNTGGMGAISPVPFLDSELMQKVELQVIKPTIAGLKQENITYKGFIYFGLIKVENNPFVIEYNCRMGDPETEIVMPRLKSDLVPLLQATANESLQKEKIEIDNRAAATVIVASGGYPGDYPKGLPIHLPTKSASIIFHAGTKQTESELVTNGGRVLAVTSLETHLKDAVKTSLTTIQEIQFEGMYYRRDIGWEF
- the aroB gene encoding 3-dehydroquinate synthase — encoded protein: MCTITVNKRMQQSPVIFAESMHSGLFSKSKKIFVLTDENTVRYCLPEIEKQGEVHTIVIPAGEQHKNIETLTKVWQALAAGFADRNSVLVNIGGGVVCDIGGFAAATYMRGISFVQVPTTLLAMADAAHGGKTGIDFLDFKNMLGAFALPESVIVYPAFLKTLPQRELLSGFAEVIKHYIIADASSFHEVWKCKAVIIEEANWKPLLQKAIAIKQSVVARDPYEKGIRKILNFGHTVGHAVETLFLQEKNYLLHGEAVAIGMLMETLMAQELKIIQQAEAERIVEVLIEIFHNRPAIANPAQVLQAMKHDKKNRDAVPLFALPNRIGNCLFNCEVEEAVILNAFKNYNELYAVA